A stretch of the Archangium violaceum genome encodes the following:
- a CDS encoding cbb3-type cytochrome c oxidase subunit I has protein sequence MNPSAESSQPAITYLNHETSVMSWLLTRDHKRIGVMFLVGVIFSLLLGGIFAMVLRLELLTPGPTLISPMTYNRMFTLHGVIMVWLFMIPAIPSAFGNFVLPIMLGAKDVAFPRLNLASFYIYLAGALLTVFGMLWSGADTGWTFYTPYSTVSPSALTPILLGVFIIGFSTIITGLNFITTVHTMRAPGMHWTRIPLFVWAIYGTSVIQVVATPVLGMVLLLVSMERLLGAGIFDPSRGGDPVLFQHMFWFYSHPAVYIMVLPAMGVITEVVCAFSRKNIFGYRMIAASTFGIAFVGFFSWGHHMFVSGQSTFTSGIFGVLSMLVAIFTAIKIFNWVATMYGGSIDLRVPLLYVLGFIFLLMFGGMTGVAVATTSLDVHWHDTYFVVAHFHYIMVGAVLMAFLAALHYWWPKMFGRVYPERWSFLAAMTIIFGFIVTFLPQFLLGNLGMPRRYYQYPQEMQWLHVLSTAGASLLAFGFGLIAVYLLWSLRYGPVSAPNPWGSRGYEWFSGSPPAPHNFTRAPSFEREVHDYTVPEAPRVY, from the coding sequence ATGAACCCATCGGCGGAGAGTAGTCAGCCGGCCATCACCTACCTCAACCACGAGACCTCGGTGATGTCGTGGTTGCTCACGCGTGACCACAAGCGGATCGGCGTGATGTTCCTGGTGGGCGTCATCTTCTCGCTGCTGCTGGGGGGCATCTTCGCGATGGTGCTGCGGCTGGAGCTGCTCACGCCGGGGCCCACCCTCATCAGCCCGATGACGTACAACCGCATGTTCACCCTGCACGGGGTGATCATGGTGTGGCTCTTCATGATTCCGGCGATTCCGTCCGCGTTCGGCAACTTCGTGTTGCCCATCATGCTGGGAGCCAAGGACGTGGCCTTCCCGAGGCTGAACCTGGCCTCGTTCTACATCTACCTGGCGGGCGCGCTGCTGACGGTGTTCGGCATGCTGTGGAGCGGGGCGGATACGGGGTGGACGTTCTACACGCCGTACAGCACGGTCTCTCCCTCGGCGCTGACGCCCATCCTGCTGGGCGTCTTCATCATTGGCTTCTCCACCATCATCACGGGGCTCAACTTCATCACGACGGTGCACACGATGCGGGCGCCGGGAATGCACTGGACGCGCATTCCGCTCTTCGTCTGGGCCATCTACGGCACGTCCGTCATCCAGGTGGTGGCCACGCCGGTGCTGGGCATGGTGCTGCTGCTGGTGTCCATGGAGCGCCTGCTGGGCGCGGGCATCTTCGACCCGTCGCGAGGGGGGGATCCGGTGCTCTTCCAGCACATGTTCTGGTTCTACTCGCACCCGGCCGTCTACATCATGGTGCTGCCGGCCATGGGCGTCATCACCGAGGTGGTGTGTGCCTTCAGCCGGAAGAACATCTTCGGCTACAGGATGATCGCCGCGTCCACGTTTGGCATTGCCTTCGTGGGGTTCTTCTCGTGGGGCCACCACATGTTCGTGTCGGGGCAGTCCACGTTCACCTCGGGCATCTTCGGGGTGCTGAGCATGCTGGTGGCCATCTTCACGGCGATCAAGATATTCAACTGGGTGGCCACGATGTATGGGGGCTCCATCGACCTGAGGGTGCCGCTGCTGTACGTGCTGGGCTTCATCTTCCTGCTGATGTTCGGCGGGATGACGGGCGTGGCGGTGGCGACCACGTCACTGGACGTGCACTGGCACGACACGTACTTCGTCGTGGCCCACTTCCACTACATCATGGTGGGGGCGGTGTTGATGGCCTTCCTGGCGGCGCTGCACTACTGGTGGCCGAAGATGTTCGGGCGGGTGTACCCGGAGCGCTGGTCCTTCCTGGCGGCGATGACCATCATCTTCGGCTTCATCGTGACGTTCCTGCCGCAGTTCCTGTTGGGGAACCTGGGGATGCCGCGGCGCTACTACCAGTACCCCCAGGAGATGCAGTGGCTGCACGTGTTGAGCACGGCGGGGGCGTCGCTGCTGGCGTTCGGCTTCGGGCTCATCGCGGTGTACCTGCTGTGGTCGCTGCGGTATGGCCCGGTGAGCGCGCCGAACCCGTGGGGTTCGCGGGGGTACGAGTGGTTCAGCGGCTCGCCACCGGCGCCGCACAACTTCACACGAGCACCGAGCTTCGAGCGCGAGGTGCACGACTACACCGTTCCCGAGGCGCCCCGTGTCTACTGA
- a CDS encoding cytochrome C oxidase subunit IV family protein has product MAEEKKKSAWGYVGVWAVLAVLTVLTWVLGTKLKLGPMGLPVALLIAVAKTVLVAMFFMHLVEQPGARRVVFPVSVLFLALLMGGTLIDAMTRIRMARPDGIEDELEPKRPASTRTEPPGSPNRWMGN; this is encoded by the coding sequence ATGGCGGAGGAGAAGAAGAAGTCCGCATGGGGGTACGTGGGGGTGTGGGCGGTGCTGGCGGTGCTGACGGTGCTGACGTGGGTATTGGGGACGAAGCTGAAGCTGGGGCCGATGGGCCTGCCGGTGGCACTGCTCATCGCGGTGGCGAAGACGGTGCTGGTGGCGATGTTCTTCATGCACCTGGTGGAGCAGCCCGGAGCGAGGCGGGTGGTGTTTCCGGTATCGGTGCTATTCCTGGCGTTGCTGATGGGAGGGACGCTCATTGATGCGATGACACGCATCCGGATGGCGAGGCCCGACGGCATCGAGGACGAGCTGGAGCCGAAGAGGCCGGCCTCGACGAGGACGGAGCCACCGGGCTCACCGAACCGCTGGATGGGCAATTGA
- a CDS encoding DUF2381 family protein encodes MEEKKSRSYTLSDETRPVSVAVRLALKNPGAEPWTLAGAALVDKAGEEVELSRWQEAPIPANGAGAVVVGIEGERAQLGCPCTLKLWEAHGPRTFTLGNVEFPEGKAKGP; translated from the coding sequence TTGGAGGAGAAGAAGAGCCGCAGCTACACGCTCAGCGACGAGACCCGCCCGGTGAGCGTGGCTGTGCGACTGGCCCTCAAGAACCCCGGTGCCGAGCCCTGGACGCTCGCGGGGGCGGCGCTGGTGGACAAGGCGGGGGAAGAGGTGGAGCTTTCCCGGTGGCAAGAGGCGCCCATTCCCGCGAATGGGGCCGGTGCCGTCGTGGTGGGCATCGAGGGGGAGCGCGCGCAGCTCGGCTGCCCCTGCACACTCAAGCTATGGGAAGCACATGGGCCACGCACCTTCACCCTCGGGAACGTCGAGTTCCCCGAGGGGAAAGCGAAGGGGCCCTGA
- the nrfD gene encoding NrfD/PsrC family molybdoenzyme membrane anchor subunit has product MAEGQASETPTRDALEPLPLIAGAQSAESLTGSLLSPLQRKAGRVWWALFFLTLGGTGLFALAITVTLVRGIGAWGNNIPVAWAFGIIDFVWWIGFGHAGTLISAILVLFQQKWRASVNRFAEAMTLFAVMQAGLFPLLHLGRPWVFYWLVPYPNTMKIWPQFKSALPWDMVAITTYLLVSLMFWYLGLLPDLAAARDRATTPRRQFWYGLFSLGWTGSARHWHHWRTGYLLLAGLATPLVLSVHTIVSFDFAISLVPGWHSTIFPPYFVAGAIFSGIALVLTLLLPVRGPLGLNHVITDKHVDILAKLLLATGLMVSYGYLQEHFFAWYSGDEYEMAAYAFKRSGTWGWIFWLQMVTNVLVPHLFWFAKLRTNLVVVWFAALAVDVGMWLERFTIIVPSLAHDFLPKSWEHFSPTWVDFGLLFGSMGFFGFLFLLFLKFVPPVPISEVKELHHELKEALEEKAKRERTESALREKEA; this is encoded by the coding sequence ATGGCTGAGGGGCAGGCATCGGAGACGCCCACGCGGGACGCGCTCGAGCCGCTGCCGCTCATCGCGGGGGCGCAGAGCGCGGAGAGCCTGACGGGCTCGTTGCTGAGCCCCCTTCAGCGCAAGGCGGGCCGGGTGTGGTGGGCGCTCTTCTTCCTGACGCTGGGCGGGACGGGGCTCTTCGCGCTGGCCATCACGGTGACGCTGGTGCGAGGCATTGGCGCGTGGGGCAACAACATCCCGGTGGCGTGGGCGTTCGGCATCATCGACTTCGTGTGGTGGATTGGCTTTGGCCACGCGGGCACGCTCATCTCCGCCATCCTGGTGCTCTTCCAGCAGAAGTGGCGCGCGTCGGTGAACCGCTTCGCCGAGGCGATGACGCTCTTCGCGGTGATGCAGGCGGGGCTCTTCCCGCTGCTGCACCTGGGGAGGCCATGGGTCTTCTACTGGCTGGTGCCCTACCCGAACACGATGAAGATATGGCCCCAGTTCAAGAGCGCGCTGCCGTGGGACATGGTGGCCATCACCACGTACCTCCTGGTGTCGCTGATGTTCTGGTACCTGGGGCTGCTGCCGGACCTGGCGGCGGCGAGGGACAGGGCCACCACGCCGCGGCGTCAGTTCTGGTACGGGCTGTTCTCGCTGGGGTGGACGGGCTCGGCGAGACATTGGCACCACTGGCGCACGGGCTACCTGCTGCTGGCGGGGCTGGCCACGCCGCTGGTGCTCAGCGTGCACACCATCGTGAGCTTCGACTTCGCCATCTCCCTGGTTCCGGGGTGGCACTCCACCATCTTCCCGCCGTACTTCGTGGCGGGAGCCATCTTCTCGGGCATCGCGCTGGTGCTGACGCTGCTGCTCCCGGTGCGCGGGCCCCTGGGCCTGAACCACGTCATTACGGACAAGCACGTGGACATCCTGGCGAAGCTGCTCCTGGCCACGGGGTTGATGGTCTCCTACGGCTACCTGCAGGAGCACTTCTTCGCCTGGTACAGCGGGGACGAGTACGAGATGGCCGCGTACGCCTTCAAGCGCTCGGGAACGTGGGGCTGGATCTTCTGGCTGCAGATGGTCACCAACGTGCTGGTGCCGCACCTCTTCTGGTTCGCGAAGCTGCGCACGAACCTGGTGGTGGTGTGGTTCGCCGCGCTGGCGGTGGACGTGGGCATGTGGCTGGAGCGCTTCACCATCATCGTCCCGTCGCTGGCCCATGACTTCCTACCGAAGAGCTGGGAGCACTTCTCGCCCACGTGGGTGGACTTCGGGCTGCTGTTCGGCTCCATGGGCTTCTTCGGCTTCCTCTTCCTGCTCTTCCTCAAGTTCGTCCCGCCGGTGCCCATCAGCGAGGTGAAGGAGCTGCACCATGAGCTGAAGGAGGCGCTGGAGGAGAAGGCGAAACGCGAGCGCACGGAGAGCGCCCTCCGGGAGAAGGAGGCCTGA
- a CDS encoding DUF3341 domain-containing protein, whose product MRYWVVGEFGSGDEAKKALRRLRELGYAKDALDAFSPYPVEGLDEVLELKPSPVRWLALLAGLGGAAFAYVVQWWTNAVDYPLNVGNRPPHAWPAFVPITFETMVLFAALTIFFALMFLYRFPRPHHPLFELESFRTASTGGFWVSITTETREETEPVLGHLRELAAKKTSVVEEES is encoded by the coding sequence ATGCGCTATTGGGTGGTGGGAGAGTTCGGCTCGGGCGACGAGGCGAAGAAGGCGCTGAGGCGGCTGCGCGAGCTGGGCTACGCGAAGGACGCGCTGGATGCCTTCTCACCCTATCCGGTGGAGGGGCTCGACGAGGTGCTGGAGCTGAAGCCCTCGCCCGTGCGCTGGCTGGCCCTCCTGGCGGGGCTGGGCGGGGCGGCGTTCGCGTACGTGGTGCAGTGGTGGACCAATGCGGTGGACTACCCGCTCAACGTGGGCAACCGCCCGCCGCACGCGTGGCCGGCCTTCGTGCCCATCACCTTCGAGACGATGGTGCTGTTCGCCGCGCTGACCATCTTCTTCGCCCTGATGTTCCTCTACCGCTTCCCCAGGCCCCACCACCCGCTCTTCGAGCTCGAGTCCTTCCGCACCGCGTCCACCGGAGGCTTCTGGGTGAGCATCACCACGGAGACGCGCGAGGAGACGGAGCCGGTGCTGGGCCACCTGCGCGAGCTGGCGGCGAAGAAGACGTCCGTGGTGGAGGAGGAGTCATGA
- a CDS encoding cytochrome c oxidase subunit 3, with amino-acid sequence MSTETSPWEDHFSGPENQSHAAQLGMWIFLGSEVLLFTNLFVGYGVYRYYYPEVFAEASRHLKADWALVQTLLLVTSSLMVVLAVHYIRQGRQFLTALVLLLAILMGVGFLGIKGWEYWEHWKEGALPGEYYHFEEIPEQGGSLFYTLYFLLTGLHAIHMLVALGLLGWLAFGAVAGKYTAGYHIPVEVGGLYWHLVDVFWLFIYPLLYLVE; translated from the coding sequence GTGTCTACTGAGACGTCCCCCTGGGAAGACCATTTCAGCGGTCCGGAGAACCAGAGCCACGCGGCGCAGCTCGGGATGTGGATATTCCTGGGCTCGGAGGTGCTGCTCTTCACGAACCTGTTCGTGGGGTACGGGGTGTACCGGTACTACTACCCGGAGGTCTTCGCGGAGGCGAGCAGGCACCTGAAGGCGGACTGGGCGCTGGTGCAGACGCTGCTGCTGGTGACGAGCAGCCTGATGGTGGTGCTGGCGGTGCACTACATCCGGCAGGGGCGGCAGTTCCTGACAGCGCTGGTGTTGCTGCTGGCGATCCTGATGGGAGTGGGGTTCCTGGGCATCAAGGGATGGGAGTACTGGGAGCACTGGAAGGAGGGAGCGCTGCCGGGGGAGTACTACCACTTCGAGGAGATACCGGAGCAGGGAGGGTCGCTCTTCTACACGCTGTATTTCCTGCTCACGGGGCTGCATGCCATCCACATGCTGGTGGCGTTGGGGCTATTGGGATGGCTGGCCTTCGGGGCCGTGGCGGGGAAGTACACGGCCGGGTACCACATCCCGGTGGAGGTAGGAGGGCTGTACTGGCACCTGGTGGACGTCTTCTGGCTGTTCATCTACCCACTGCTGTACCTGGTGGAGTGA
- a CDS encoding c-type cytochrome → MRRLLLCVPLVAVLAGCPVDLQGWAGMDHQPKALPYRDSPFFADDRVMRQPPPGTVPRSRRGQSRLFLTGREVPDAGSPDAGYLDGVPLPLTRDVVEGGGRFYEIYCATCHGILGDGVSQVARNMALRPPPSLLDLPPYPDGYYYAVISEGYGLMPAYAEKLTPAQRWAVVAYVRALQVSQRARLEDVPPEARPLLLKEGTP, encoded by the coding sequence ATGAGGCGCCTGCTCCTGTGTGTGCCGCTGGTGGCGGTGCTGGCCGGCTGTCCCGTGGACTTGCAGGGCTGGGCGGGGATGGACCATCAACCCAAGGCGCTGCCCTACCGCGACAGCCCGTTCTTCGCGGATGACCGGGTCATGCGCCAGCCTCCGCCGGGCACGGTGCCAAGGAGCCGCAGGGGGCAGAGCCGGCTCTTCCTCACGGGCCGGGAGGTCCCGGATGCGGGCTCTCCGGACGCGGGCTACCTCGACGGGGTACCCCTCCCGCTCACGCGGGACGTCGTGGAAGGCGGAGGGCGGTTCTACGAAATCTACTGCGCCACCTGCCACGGAATCCTCGGGGACGGGGTGAGCCAGGTGGCTCGCAACATGGCGTTGCGCCCGCCGCCCTCGCTGTTGGATCTGCCGCCCTACCCGGACGGCTACTACTACGCGGTCATCAGCGAGGGGTACGGGTTGATGCCGGCCTACGCGGAGAAGCTGACGCCCGCGCAGCGGTGGGCGGTGGTGGCCTACGTGCGGGCGCTGCAGGTGAGCCAGCGGGCGAGGCTCGAGGACGTGCCGCCCGAGGCCCGGCCGCTGCTGCTGAAGGAGGGGACACCGTGA
- a CDS encoding DUF5953 family protein, translated as MTRRRTLIFIVYAPALLGNDRRALNSVHGMEKALPGLRLEWRLSEGGRPIALSQRDAWLVESIEDGGFPLVCNGDESYPVTVWGMGRSGLFSAGGQDQFEVHAKLPLGEPAITAAANVLEGMAEGACAFWGRVLPNGVAAEMAQQVRHSVDQPHAPPRGLPALNLPSHIRSPAIPHHLGWLNYWSAAAADAIGFPDPARDADLLSRSRRTASGGWVVQLTDAPLDLDNPAHLDALKRAYERFPEIGGRAAS; from the coding sequence ATGACTAGGCGGAGGACCCTCATTTTCATCGTCTACGCGCCTGCTCTTTTGGGCAACGACCGCCGCGCGCTCAATAGCGTCCATGGAATGGAAAAGGCGCTCCCCGGCTTGCGCCTGGAGTGGCGGCTCTCCGAAGGCGGGCGACCCATCGCATTGTCGCAGCGCGACGCGTGGCTCGTAGAAAGCATTGAGGACGGGGGATTCCCCCTTGTGTGCAACGGGGACGAGAGTTACCCCGTGACAGTTTGGGGAATGGGAAGATCGGGACTCTTTAGCGCAGGCGGTCAGGACCAGTTTGAAGTGCATGCAAAACTGCCATTGGGCGAGCCCGCGATCACGGCAGCAGCGAATGTGCTGGAAGGAATGGCGGAAGGGGCGTGCGCATTTTGGGGGCGCGTGCTGCCGAACGGAGTTGCGGCGGAGATGGCGCAGCAGGTTCGCCATTCGGTGGATCAGCCGCATGCTCCGCCCCGGGGACTCCCAGCGCTCAATCTTCCCTCGCACATTCGCTCGCCAGCAATTCCACATCACCTCGGATGGCTGAACTACTGGTCAGCCGCTGCCGCAGATGCCATCGGCTTTCCAGACCCCGCCCGCGATGCGGACCTGCTCTCGCGCTCACGGCGTACCGCGTCGGGCGGGTGGGTTGTACAGCTCACCGATGCGCCGCTCGACCTGGACAACCCGGCCCACCTGGACGCGCTCAAACGGGCCTACGAGCGCTTCCCGGAGATTGGCGGGCGCGCAGCCTCTTGA
- a CDS encoding TAT-variant-translocated molybdopterin oxidoreductase, giving the protein MPPLTDRYPLPVLQDSSGTGASREDGDAERPRAWRSLEELHGSPELARAAGREFPPGAAEPPRGLDRRRFLQLAGTTAALAGLTACKEPAEKVMPYTHRPPDVIPGVPNAYATAWAHEGYAAGLVVTSWEGRPTKVDGNPDHPASLGATNHIAQALPVDLYDTTRVRGVKLRGTLVSFRTYLQEQVERARVLEATGGEGLWFLLEPSSSPTRREMVERIRQRFPRARVETYHALSRDNVYEGARLAFGRPLETRVRYDEARVVLSLDADFLTQGPFALREAREFSRTRLPERGEMSRLYVAEGHYSVTGMNADHRFRMKPSEVERFALAVLGELARTHRLAGLEPFQELALGWPEKAKEVRVVAGELARHAERAVVVVGERQPARVHAVAHVLNAALGSQKRLITHHEPGVDAVRGGPEVLRELAEAASAGRVDTLVVTAFNPVYTAPVGVALGAALSAVPHSVYLAFREDDTAKHSAWVLPAAHVLESWGDTRALDGTASIIQPLIQPLFMGVTELDVLSPFAGVADLTAHQLVKAHWARRRGGPGLAFDDAWDQWLAVGTIPGTEAPALAPAVDTGAVVASVRAFSPGPAQGLELNLLPGYKVRDGRYFHNAWLQELPEPLTQLSWGNAALVSPRTAERLKVSPRDKVKLTLRGRWLEAPVYVLPGHADDTVSLELGWGLEWLDDSIGDMGELGVNAYLLRFPDAPWFTGGLQVDKAEGHGRYATTQDHWSMHGREIAVQDELETFEKKKPHYLHHLKGPVASLYSPFEYEEPYQWAMAVDLSLCIGCTACMVACQAENNIPVVGRAQVENGREMYWLRVDRYFEGAPEGPHAIPQPMMCQHCEAAPCEYVCPVNATVHSDEGLNEMVYNRCIGTRYCSNNCPYKVRRFNYLDYNPRVSELEKLRFNPEVTVRMRGVMEKCTYCVQRIERARIEARRQREPINTEALQTACAEVCPTEAITFGSLHVPDSTVARLHREPRHYKVLHELGTKPRTAYLARIKNPNPELEHG; this is encoded by the coding sequence ATGCCACCGCTGACCGACCGCTATCCGCTGCCCGTGCTCCAGGACTCGTCCGGGACCGGAGCCTCCCGTGAGGACGGGGATGCTGAACGCCCGCGCGCGTGGCGCAGCCTGGAGGAGCTGCACGGCTCGCCCGAGCTGGCTCGCGCCGCCGGGCGCGAGTTCCCTCCCGGTGCCGCCGAGCCCCCCCGGGGGTTGGACCGGCGCCGCTTCCTCCAGCTCGCGGGCACCACGGCGGCGCTGGCCGGGCTCACCGCGTGCAAGGAGCCGGCGGAGAAGGTGATGCCGTACACGCACCGGCCCCCGGACGTCATCCCCGGAGTGCCCAACGCCTACGCCACGGCCTGGGCCCATGAGGGCTACGCGGCGGGCCTGGTGGTGACGAGCTGGGAGGGGCGGCCCACGAAGGTGGATGGCAACCCGGATCATCCGGCGAGCCTCGGTGCCACCAACCACATCGCCCAGGCGCTGCCGGTGGACCTCTACGACACCACGCGGGTGCGAGGGGTGAAGTTGCGCGGCACCCTGGTCTCCTTCCGGACGTACCTCCAGGAGCAGGTGGAGCGCGCGCGCGTGCTGGAGGCCACGGGCGGCGAGGGGCTGTGGTTCCTCCTGGAGCCCTCGTCCTCGCCCACGCGGCGGGAGATGGTGGAGCGCATCCGCCAGCGCTTCCCGAGGGCGCGCGTGGAGACGTACCACGCGCTCTCGCGGGACAACGTGTACGAGGGGGCGAGGCTCGCGTTCGGCCGGCCGCTGGAGACGCGGGTGCGCTACGACGAGGCGCGCGTGGTGCTCTCCCTGGACGCGGACTTCCTCACCCAGGGCCCGTTCGCCCTGCGCGAGGCGCGCGAGTTCTCCCGCACACGGCTGCCCGAGCGAGGGGAGATGAGCCGGCTGTACGTGGCGGAGGGCCACTACAGCGTGACGGGGATGAACGCGGACCACCGCTTCCGGATGAAGCCCTCGGAGGTGGAGCGCTTCGCCCTGGCGGTGTTGGGCGAGCTGGCGCGCACGCACCGCCTGGCCGGGCTCGAGCCCTTCCAGGAGCTGGCGCTCGGCTGGCCGGAGAAGGCGAAGGAGGTGCGCGTGGTGGCCGGGGAGCTGGCACGCCACGCGGAGCGCGCGGTGGTGGTGGTGGGCGAGCGGCAGCCGGCGCGGGTGCACGCGGTGGCGCACGTGCTCAACGCGGCGCTGGGCAGCCAGAAGCGGCTCATCACGCACCACGAGCCTGGAGTGGACGCGGTGCGCGGCGGACCCGAGGTGCTGCGCGAGCTGGCCGAGGCGGCGAGCGCGGGCCGGGTGGACACGCTGGTGGTGACGGCGTTCAACCCCGTCTACACGGCGCCGGTGGGCGTGGCGTTGGGGGCGGCGCTGAGCGCGGTGCCCCACTCGGTCTACCTGGCGTTCCGCGAGGACGACACGGCGAAGCACAGCGCGTGGGTCCTGCCCGCGGCCCATGTGCTCGAGTCCTGGGGCGACACGCGGGCGCTGGACGGGACGGCGAGCATCATCCAACCGCTCATCCAGCCGCTCTTCATGGGGGTGACGGAGCTGGACGTGCTCTCCCCCTTCGCGGGCGTGGCGGACCTGACGGCCCACCAGCTGGTGAAGGCCCACTGGGCGCGGCGGCGGGGGGGCCCGGGCCTCGCCTTCGACGACGCGTGGGACCAGTGGCTGGCGGTGGGGACCATTCCGGGCACCGAGGCCCCGGCCCTCGCGCCCGCGGTGGACACGGGCGCGGTGGTGGCGAGCGTCCGCGCCTTCTCGCCCGGCCCCGCCCAGGGCCTCGAGCTCAACCTGCTGCCCGGCTACAAGGTCCGCGACGGACGCTACTTCCACAACGCCTGGCTGCAGGAGCTGCCGGAGCCCCTTACCCAGCTGTCCTGGGGGAACGCGGCGCTCGTCAGTCCGCGCACGGCCGAGCGCCTGAAGGTGTCGCCCCGGGACAAGGTGAAGCTGACACTCCGCGGGCGCTGGCTGGAGGCCCCGGTGTACGTGCTGCCCGGCCACGCGGACGACACGGTGTCGCTGGAGCTCGGCTGGGGACTCGAGTGGCTCGACGACAGCATCGGGGACATGGGCGAGCTGGGCGTCAATGCCTACCTGCTGCGCTTCCCGGACGCTCCGTGGTTCACCGGCGGGCTCCAGGTGGACAAGGCGGAGGGACACGGGCGCTACGCCACCACGCAGGACCACTGGTCCATGCACGGCCGGGAGATCGCCGTCCAGGACGAGCTGGAGACGTTCGAGAAGAAGAAGCCCCACTACCTGCACCACCTCAAGGGCCCGGTGGCGTCCCTGTACAGCCCCTTCGAGTACGAGGAGCCCTACCAGTGGGCCATGGCGGTGGACCTGAGCCTCTGCATCGGCTGCACGGCCTGCATGGTGGCCTGCCAGGCGGAGAACAACATCCCCGTGGTGGGGCGCGCCCAGGTGGAGAACGGGCGGGAGATGTACTGGCTGCGGGTGGACCGCTACTTCGAGGGCGCGCCGGAGGGGCCCCACGCCATTCCCCAGCCGATGATGTGCCAGCACTGCGAGGCCGCGCCGTGCGAGTACGTGTGCCCGGTGAACGCCACCGTCCACTCGGACGAGGGCCTCAACGAGATGGTCTACAACCGCTGCATCGGCACGCGCTACTGCAGCAACAACTGCCCGTACAAGGTCCGGCGCTTCAACTACCTCGACTACAACCCGCGGGTGAGCGAGCTGGAGAAGCTGCGCTTCAACCCGGAAGTCACCGTGCGCATGCGCGGGGTGATGGAGAAGTGCACGTACTGCGTGCAGCGGATAGAGCGGGCCCGCATCGAGGCGCGCCGGCAGCGCGAGCCCATCAACACCGAGGCGCTCCAGACGGCCTGCGCCGAGGTGTGTCCCACGGAGGCCATCACCTTCGGCTCGCTGCACGTGCCGGACTCGACGGTGGCCCGGCTGCACCGCGAGCCGCGCCACTACAAGGTGCTGCACGAGCTGGGGACGAAGCCGCGCACGGCCTACCTGGCGCGCATCAAGAACCCGAACCCGGAGCTCGAGCATGGCTGA
- the coxB gene encoding cytochrome c oxidase subunit II produces MNEFFRRILFLPEQASTVSKDVDHLHYVIISTTMVAATIIFALAAYFLIRYRRRSETDVTPKVQGTLGWELLFIGLPLTTFLVWFFIGYHDFIRMQTPPRDAMDVYVVGKQWMWKFTYPEGPNSIGVLRVPVGRPVRLLLTSRDVIHSFFVPAFRIKQDALPGAYTQTWFEVTTPGTYRVMCAEYCGLKHSEMWAEVVALSQEDYEEWMKQQRQGLVARRDATPSAPEELSPLTPARRAATYDAQQPHGELMYAERGTLPERGERVAAAKGCLRCHTIDGTQHIGPTWLDLYMRRELLTSGETVVADEAYLTESMMKPLEKLVAGYEPVMPSFQGQLEAAEVAALLEYIKTLRSARLQDVESRGPVYEPIGGE; encoded by the coding sequence GTGAACGAGTTCTTCCGGAGGATCCTCTTCCTGCCGGAGCAGGCGTCCACCGTCTCGAAGGACGTGGACCACCTGCACTACGTCATCATCTCCACGACGATGGTGGCGGCGACGATCATCTTCGCCCTGGCGGCCTACTTCCTCATCCGCTACCGGAGGCGCTCCGAGACGGACGTCACGCCGAAGGTGCAGGGGACGCTCGGGTGGGAGCTGCTCTTCATCGGGCTGCCACTCACGACGTTCCTGGTGTGGTTCTTCATCGGGTACCACGACTTCATCCGCATGCAGACGCCCCCGCGGGACGCGATGGACGTCTACGTGGTGGGCAAGCAGTGGATGTGGAAGTTCACCTATCCCGAGGGCCCCAACTCCATCGGCGTCCTGCGGGTGCCGGTGGGCAGGCCCGTGCGGTTGCTGCTCACGAGCCGGGACGTCATCCACTCCTTCTTCGTGCCGGCGTTCCGCATCAAGCAGGACGCGCTCCCGGGCGCCTATACCCAGACGTGGTTCGAGGTGACGACACCCGGCACCTACCGGGTGATGTGCGCGGAGTACTGTGGGCTGAAGCACTCGGAGATGTGGGCCGAGGTCGTGGCGCTCTCGCAGGAGGACTACGAGGAGTGGATGAAGCAGCAGCGCCAGGGCCTGGTGGCGCGGCGGGACGCCACCCCCAGCGCGCCCGAGGAGCTGTCACCCCTGACTCCGGCGCGCCGGGCGGCCACCTACGATGCGCAGCAACCCCACGGCGAGCTCATGTACGCCGAGCGTGGCACGCTGCCCGAGCGGGGCGAGCGGGTGGCGGCGGCGAAGGGCTGCCTCAGGTGCCACACCATCGACGGCACGCAGCACATCGGGCCCACGTGGCTGGACCTGTACATGCGCCGCGAGCTGCTGACGAGCGGCGAGACGGTCGTGGCGGACGAGGCCTACCTCACCGAATCCATGATGAAGCCGCTGGAGAAGCTGGTGGCGGGGTACGAGCCGGTGATGCCGTCATTCCAGGGGCAGCTCGAGGCGGCCGAGGTCGCGGCGCTGCTCGAGTACATCAAGACACTGCGCAGCGCTCGGCTGCAAGACGTCGAGTCCAGGGGACCTGTCTATGAACCCATCGGCGGAGAGTAG